Within Nitrospirota bacterium, the genomic segment TCTCTCTGATTTTCTCCATCACGGCCTTAGTTTCGGTTCCGTGCAATAAGTATCATTATTCTATCCGTAACTCATCGCCTGACATCCCCGTCATTGCGAATCCAGCCTTTTCCGGACTTCCGGCTTGCCCGGCCGGGCCGGACACGACAACCAGCAGCACGCGGATTAAACTATTATGCACGGAACGCACGGAGAAAAAACACCGGAACCTGTTTGAGACGGGTTCTAGATGGGGCTTTCGAAGGGCACGATGCGGGCGTCATACCCTTCGTCGGCAAGCCCCCGGGCGTATTGCAGGGCCTCCTGCTCCGAACCGAACTTGCCCACCCGCACCCTGTAGAAGCGCCTGCCGTCCAGCCACGTCACCGTGACGTGGACCTTTTTATGGTTGAACTCAAGCCCCTCCTTGATGCGGGCGGCATTGGAGCGCTCGTTGAACGCGCCCACCTGGACCGTGTAGGGGCCGTCATAGAAGGGCTCCGCCCCGGCGACCCCGCCCTTGATGTATTTTCTGTAGCGGAGGTCCCGCCCCACGTAGACCACCCGCACCCGGTCCGTCCCCGGCCCGATGAGGCCTATCTCTTCGGCCGCGGCCCGTGAGAGGTCCAGGTCCCTGCCCCGCACGAAGGGCCCCCGGTCGTTGACCACCACCTGCACGGACCGGCCCGTCCTGAGGCTGGTCACCATGAGGCGCGCTCCGAAGGGCAGCGACTTGTGGGCACAGGTCAGGGCGTTCATGTCGTACAGCTCGCCCGAGGCGGTGGGGTTTCCATCGAAGCCCGGCCCGTACCACGAGGCGGTCCAGACGCCCAGGTCCCGGGTCCCCTGCCGCACGGGGGCCGTGGAGCAGGCGGCGACAAGCGCCGCGAAGAACAGGAAGAGGCCGGCCTTAGAGTATGTACCTGCTAAGGTCCTCATCCTTCACGATATCGCCGAGTTTCTCCCGTACGTATGCCCTGTCTATGACCAGGCTGCCCGAGAGGTTGTCCGGCGCGTCGAAGGAGACGTCCTCGAGGAGCTTCTCCATCACCGTGTGGAGCCTCCGCGCCCCGATATTTTCCGCCTTGTCGTTGACCGTGGCCGAGATGGAGGCGATTTCGTCGATGGCGTCCTCCGTAAACTCCACCTCCAGCCCCTCGGTGGCAAGGAGAGCCCTGTACTGGCGGATGAGGGCATTATAGGGCTCGGTCAGTATCCGTACGAAGTCCTCCTTGCCCAGGTGCTCCAGCTCCACGCGTATGGGAAACCGCCCCTGGAGCTCCGGGATGAGGTCCGAGGGCTTGGCCGTGTGAAACGCCCCGGCGGCAATGAAAAGGATGTGCTCCGTCCTGACCGGCCCGTGCTTGGTGGTTACCGTGGAGCCTTCCACGATGGGCAGAAGGTCCCGCTGCACGCCCTCCCGCGAGACGTCCGGGCCGTGTCCCCCGCTGTTTCTGGTAGCTATCTTGTCCACCTCGTCCAGGAAGACGATGCCCAGTTGTTCCACCCTCTCCACGGCCTCCCGGGTCACCCTGTCCATGTCGATGAGCCGGTTGGCTTCCTCCTGGGTGAGGATCCTGCGGGCCTCGCTGACCTTCACCCTCTTGCGCTTGGGCCTGCTGGGCAGAAGGCCGCCCAGCATCTCCTTGAGGTTTATCTCGATGTCCTCCATCCCCGCATTGGAGATGACGCCGAAGGGCATGACCTTCTCGTGGACATCCACCTCCACGTACCTGTCCTCGAGCTTCCCCTCGCGGAGCTGCGCGCGGAGCTTCTCCCTGGTCTGGGCGTACCGCTCCCGCTCCTCCTCGGTCACCACGGGCCCCCGTTGCTGGGGCAGAAGGGTGTCTATTATCCTGTCTTCGGCGTGGGCTTCCGCCCGCTCCTGCACCCGGGCCGTGTGCTCGCTCCGGACCATGTTGACCGAAATCTCCGTCAGGTCCCGGATGATGGACTCCACGTCCCGCCCCACGTAGCCCACCTCGGTGAACTTGGAGGCCTCCACCTTCATGAAGGGGGCGTCGGCCAAACGTGCCAGACGCCGGGCGACCTCGGTCTTTCCCACGCCGGTGGGCCCTATCATGATGATGTTCTTCGGCAGGACCTCGTCCTTGAGGTCGGCAGAGAGGTGCTGCCTCCTCCACCGGTTGCGCAAGGCGATGGCCACGGCCTTCTTCGCCTTGTCCTGGCCGATGATATATTTATCAAGCTCTTGCACTGTCTTTCTTGGTGTAAGTTTATCCATTCAGTTCCTCGATGGCGATATTCGCGTTGGTGTAAATGCAGATGTCGGCGGCTATCTTCATGGCGCGCTCGACGATGCCCCTGGCATCCAGGTCGGTGTTCTCGTACAGGGCGGTTGCGGCGGCCTGGGCAAAGGAGCCGCCCGAGCCGATGGCCGCTATGCCCGTGTCGGGCTCCACGACGTCGCCGTTGCCCGAGATGATGAAGGTGTGCTCCAGGTCGGCCACGACAAGAAGGGCCTCCAGGCGCCTGAGTATGCGGTCCGTCCGCCAGTCCTTGGCAAGCTCCACGGCCGCCCGCCGGAGGTTCCCCCTGTACGCCTCTATCTTGGCCTCGAACTTCTCGAACAGGGTGAAGGCGTCGGCCGTAGCGCCCGAGAAGCCGGTGACGATCCTCTCGTCGTACATCTTCCTGACCTTCCGGGCGTTATGCTTCAGGACCGTATTGCCCATGGTGACCTGGCCGTCGCCGCCCACGGCAACCTTCCCGTTTCTTCTCACGCAGAGTATTGTGGTTCCCTCGAACATGGATGCCGTCTCTGATAAAACGTGTCGGGTTTCTGTGTAAGCCTGCATAAGTATTCAGTATTGATTGTAACAGAAACTCCCTGCCCGCTCAAGGAACGCCCGGTCATGCCGGCAGGGCCGGAGGCGGGTCA encodes:
- a CDS encoding septal ring lytic transglycosylase RlpA family protein; this translates as MRTLAGTYSKAGLFLFFAALVAACSTAPVRQGTRDLGVWTASWYGPGFDGNPTASGELYDMNALTCAHKSLPFGARLMVTSLRTGRSVQVVVNDRGPFVRGRDLDLSRAAAEEIGLIGPGTDRVRVVYVGRDLRYRKYIKGGVAGAEPFYDGPYTVQVGAFNERSNAARIKEGLEFNHKKVHVTVTWLDGRRFYRVRVGKFGSEQEALQYARGLADEGYDARIVPFESPI
- the hslU gene encoding ATP-dependent protease ATPase subunit HslU, whose product is MDKLTPRKTVQELDKYIIGQDKAKKAVAIALRNRWRRQHLSADLKDEVLPKNIIMIGPTGVGKTEVARRLARLADAPFMKVEASKFTEVGYVGRDVESIIRDLTEISVNMVRSEHTARVQERAEAHAEDRIIDTLLPQQRGPVVTEEERERYAQTREKLRAQLREGKLEDRYVEVDVHEKVMPFGVISNAGMEDIEINLKEMLGGLLPSRPKRKRVKVSEARRILTQEEANRLIDMDRVTREAVERVEQLGIVFLDEVDKIATRNSGGHGPDVSREGVQRDLLPIVEGSTVTTKHGPVRTEHILFIAAGAFHTAKPSDLIPELQGRFPIRVELEHLGKEDFVRILTEPYNALIRQYRALLATEGLEVEFTEDAIDEIASISATVNDKAENIGARRLHTVMEKLLEDVSFDAPDNLSGSLVIDRAYVREKLGDIVKDEDLSRYIL
- the hslV gene encoding ATP-dependent protease subunit HslV — encoded protein: MFEGTTILCVRRNGKVAVGGDGQVTMGNTVLKHNARKVRKMYDERIVTGFSGATADAFTLFEKFEAKIEAYRGNLRRAAVELAKDWRTDRILRRLEALLVVADLEHTFIISGNGDVVEPDTGIAAIGSGGSFAQAAATALYENTDLDARGIVERAMKIAADICIYTNANIAIEELNG